A genomic segment from Pseudomonas sessilinigenes encodes:
- a CDS encoding EamA family transporter translates to MLATTLVLIAALLHATWNTLIKFSGERVLVVACMDCVALLFVAVMVLFMQWPPMEIWPWILASAAFELLYRYLLIQAYRVGDLGLVYPLMRGLSPLVVLALTLVFAGEELSTQQILGILLIPFGMLCLLWQGGGGARLPWSMLPVVALIGLCIGCYTYIDGQALRRWSRPLDYLAWVTLLSAWPFPLVAVVWKRPAFVLFWREQWRLGLSVGLCVLLSYALVLWAMQLGSIAEAAALREVSVILVVLFGMRYLKEPFGRPRLLACGLVLIGMLVMKL, encoded by the coding sequence GTGTTGGCGACGACTCTGGTCTTGATAGCAGCATTGCTGCATGCCACATGGAACACCCTGATCAAGTTCAGTGGTGAACGTGTGCTGGTGGTGGCCTGCATGGATTGCGTGGCGCTGCTGTTCGTGGCGGTCATGGTGCTGTTCATGCAGTGGCCGCCCATGGAGATCTGGCCCTGGATCCTGGCTTCCGCAGCCTTCGAGCTCCTGTATCGCTATCTGTTGATCCAGGCGTACCGAGTAGGCGACCTGGGCCTGGTCTATCCGCTGATGCGCGGGCTTTCACCCTTGGTGGTGCTGGCGCTGACCCTGGTTTTTGCCGGCGAGGAACTGAGTACCCAGCAGATACTCGGCATCCTGTTGATTCCCTTCGGCATGCTTTGCCTGCTCTGGCAGGGTGGTGGCGGTGCACGCTTGCCCTGGAGCATGTTGCCGGTGGTGGCGCTGATTGGCCTGTGTATCGGTTGCTACACCTATATCGACGGCCAGGCCCTGCGTCGCTGGTCCCGTCCGCTGGATTACCTGGCCTGGGTCACGCTGCTCAGTGCCTGGCCTTTTCCCCTGGTGGCGGTGGTCTGGAAGCGTCCGGCCTTTGTCCTGTTCTGGCGTGAGCAATGGCGGCTGGGGCTGAGCGTCGGCCTCTGTGTGCTATTGAGCTACGCTCTGGTGCTTTGGGCCATGCAGTTGGGCTCCATTGCCGAAGCCGCTGCGTTGCGTGAGGTCAGTGTGATTTTGGTGGTGCTGTTCGGCATGCGCTACCTGAAGGAACCCTTCGGCCGGCCCAGGCTATTGGCTTGTGGCCTGGTGCTGATCGGCATGTTGGTGATGAAGCTGTAG
- a CDS encoding MAPEG family protein: MTVAFWCVLIAIFLPYLGTAVAKGTGRYGLRDNHDPRDFLDGLEGVARRANAAQLNSFEVTPAFAAAVLVAHVAGNAQLVTINVLAVLFITSRLLYIICYLADWAVLRSLVWFVGMGLIASFFFVSV; this comes from the coding sequence ATGACTGTCGCGTTCTGGTGTGTATTGATCGCCATTTTCCTGCCTTACCTGGGGACGGCCGTCGCCAAGGGTACTGGCCGTTATGGACTGCGGGACAACCATGACCCCCGTGACTTCCTGGACGGCCTGGAAGGCGTCGCAAGGCGTGCGAATGCCGCGCAGCTCAACAGCTTCGAGGTGACTCCGGCGTTTGCTGCCGCAGTACTCGTGGCCCATGTGGCGGGCAATGCCCAGCTGGTGACGATCAACGTGCTGGCGGTGCTGTTCATCACCAGTCGCCTGCTGTACATCATCTGCTACCTGGCAGACTGGGCCGTGCTGCGTTCCCTGGTGTGGTTCGTGGGCATGGGGCTGATCGCCAGCTTCTTCTTCGTCTCGGTGTGA